The Molothrus aeneus isolate 106 chromosome 15, BPBGC_Maene_1.0, whole genome shotgun sequence genome includes a region encoding these proteins:
- the CSF1R gene encoding macrophage colony-stimulating factor 1 receptor, protein MAPALLLLLTTAGFWHGSASPVISPDPPALVVNTGDPVLLHCSGESEVAWNSKEVTFRNHTSSTLSIPKATYRNTSTYSCAYVNSSDKGVAAIHLFVRDPDNVWYTPFFRIWGIKGGNVDFPCLVTAPEYGSSVTLITDDASPLPPGTNYSFSAERGITLYNVQSKHKGYYRCQAQINGKIKTSSRIKLVVEEALEKPVSVVMDPVDHVRIVGEPFQVTCRVIAPTHKYDIRWETAAKTVMRTKRTDFENGDYFINDTLSVAAVTMEDSGKYICIANNSVGSRNASTMLQVVERGYVHLTPGQATSLEVALGENVELQVHIKAYPKLLQWAWEHRNPLKHSKTTIFKGEMISGNNWYKNTLSLKRLKEGEGGFYTFYAFHSVTNESVTFSISLKSSPRVCKIKVPADGSSLLQCVAIGYPAPRIEWYQCPVHSDRYTEDYRLISNDSRPQVVNVLPFQEVEVESSILFKELGDNFTFCCVAINGEGNASDMFHSLTITGSVVALPNKLFSPVLSTCIGALVLLLLLLLFLLYKYNQKPKYQVRWKIIEACEGNNYIFIDPTQLPYNEKWEFPRNNLQFGKTLGAGAFGKVVEATAFGLGKEDSVLKVAVKMLKSSADRDEQEALMSELKIMSHLGHHENIVNLLGACTCGGPILVITEYCRYGDLLNFLRKKTESIIIQDSALDTSLDSAADYKNIELEKKYIRSDSGFSSQGLETYVEMRPVSSSSSSAASDSAQVRGRSLEEDEAREDLRPLSLSDLLQFSSQVAQGMAFLASKNCIHRDLAARNVLISDGRVAKICDFGLARDIMNDSNYVVKGNARLPVKWMAPESIFDCIYTVQSDVWSYGILLWEIFSLGKSPYPGMVVNSKFYSMVKQGYQMARPDFAPLEMYSIMQACWSLEPTRRPTFDQIGCFIQKELEVHKEQDYTNLPSSAEEDSGCDTSGCCEESCEQEESGQPLLKGNNYQFC, encoded by the exons atggctcctgctctcctcctgctgctcaccaCAGCTGGCTTCTGGCATG GCTCAGCATCTCCAGTGATCAGCCCTGACCCCCCTGCTCTGGTTGTCAACACGGGTGATCCAGTCCTCTTGCACTGCTCAGGAGAGTCTGAAGTTGCATGGAATAGCAAAGAGGTTACATTCAGAAACCAcaccagcagcaccctcagTATTCCCAAGGCCACTTACAGGAACACAAGCACCTACAGCTGTGCTTATGTCAACAGCAGTGACAAGGGCGTTGCAGCCATCCACCTGTTTGTGAGAG ACCCTGATAACGTGTGGTACACACCCTTTTTCCGGATCTGGGGAATCAAAGGTGGGAATGTTGATTTCCCCTGTCTCGTCACGGCCCCCGAGTACGGATCCAGTGTGACTCTGATAACGGATGatgcctctcctctcccacctgGGACCAACTACTCCTTCAGTGCTGAGAGAGGAATAACACTCTACAATGTGCAGAGCAAGCATAAGGGCTATTACCGATGCCAGGCACAGATAAACGGAAAAATAAAGACTTCATCAAGAATAAAACTGGTTGTggaagaag CACTGGAGAAGCCTGTGTCCGTGGTGATGGACCCTGTGGACCATGTGCGGATCGTGGGAGAACCTTTCCAAGTCACCTGCAGAGTGATTGCTCCTACCCACAAGTATGACATCAGATGGGAGACAGCAGCAAAGACA GTCATGAGAACTAAAAGGACTGACTTTGAAAATGGTGACTACTTCATCAATGACACCCTGTCCGTTGCAGCTGTGACCATGGAAGACAGTGGGAAGTACATCTGCATAGCTAACAATTCAGTAGGATCCAGGAATGCCTCAACAATGCTTCAGGTAGTAG AGAGAGGTTACGTGCACCTGACCCCAGGGCAAGCCACCAGCCTGGAGGTTGCTCTGGGAGAGAATGTGGAGCTGCAGGTCCACATTAAGGCTTACCCAAAACTTCTCCAGTGGGCCTGGGAACACAGGAATCCCTTGAAGCACTCTAAAACCACCATATTCAAGGGTGAAATGATCTCTGGAAACAACTG GTACAAGAACACGCTCTCCCTGAAGCGCctgaaggagggagagggaggctTCTACACCTTTTATGCCTTCCACAGTGTGACCAATGAGTCAGTTACCTTCAGCATCTCCCTAAAAT CTTCTCCAAGGGTCTGCAAAATCAAGGTGCCAGCTGATGGCTCCAGCCTCCTGCAGTGCGTGGCCATCGGGTACCCTGCCCCACGCATCGAGTGGTACCAGTGCCCCGTGCACTCTGACAG GTACACTGAGGACTACAGACTGATAAGCAATGACTCCAGACCCCAGGTGGTGAATGTGTTGCCCTTCCAAGAGGTGGAGGTGGAGAGCAGCATCCTCTTCAAGGAGCTGGGTGACAATTTCACCTTCTGCTGCGTGGCCATTAATGGGGAAGGGAACGCCTCTGACATGTTCCACTCCCTCACCATCACCG ggAGTGTCGTGGCCCTTCCAAACAAGCTCTTCAGCCCTGTTCTGTCCACCTGCATTGGTGcattggtgctgctgctcctcctacTCCTCTTCCTGCTCTACAAGTACAACCAG AAACCCAAGTACCAGGTGCGGTGGAAGATCATCGAGGCCTGTGAGGGCAATAATTACATCTTTATCGATCCCACCCAGCTGCCATACAATGAGAAATGGGAGTTTCCAAGGAACAACCTCCAGTTTG gaaAAACTCTTGGAGCAGGAGCCTTTGGAAAAGTGGTAGAAGCCACAGCTTTTGGGCTGGGCAAAGAAGATTCGGTGCTCAAAGTGGCTGTGAAGATGCTAAAGT CATCAGCAGACAGGGACGAGCAGGAGGCTCTCATGTCTGAGCTGAAGATCATGAGTCACCTGGGACACCACGAGAACATTGTTAACCTGCTGGGGGCATGCACCTGTGGAG gccCAATCCTTGTCATCACCGAGTACTGTCGCTATGGAGACCTGCTGAACTTCCTGAGGAAGAAGACTGAATCCATAATTATCCAGGATTCTGCCCTGGACACCTCTTTAGACAGTGCTGCTGATTACAAGAACATTGAGCTAGAGAAAAAATACATCCGCAG TGACAGTGGCTTCTCAAGCCAGGGTTTGGAAACTTATGTTGAAATGAGGCCtgtgtcatcatcatcatcttcagcAGCATCAGATTCTGCACAAGTCAGGG GGAGAAGCTTGGAGGAAGATGAAGCCAGGGAGGATCTCCGTCCCCTCAGTCTCTCTGACCTGCTACAGTTCTCCAGCCAGGTGGCCCAGGGCATGGCATTCCTGGCATCAAAGAAT TGCATCCACCGTGACCTAGCAGCCAGGAATGTGCTCATATCAGATGGACGGGTAGCCAAGATCTGTGACTTTGGCCTGGCCCGGGACATCATGAATGACTCCAACTATGTTGTAAAAGGCAAT GCCCGCCTGCCCGTGAAATGGATGGCCCCAGAGAGCATCTTTGACTGCATTTACACAGTGCAGAGTGATGTGTGGTCTTATggcatcctgctctgggagaTCTTCTCCCTTG GGAAGAGCCCCTATCCTGGCATGGTGGTGAACAGCAAGTTCTACAGCATGGTGAAGCAGGGATACCAGATGGCCAGGCCTGACTTTGCTCCCTTGGAAAT GTACAGCATCATGCAGGCGTGCTGGAGCCTGGAGCCCACACGGAGACCCACCTTCGACCAGATTGGCTGCTTCATCCAGAAAGAGCTGGAGGTGCATAAGGAGCAG GACTACACCAACCTCCCCTCCAGTGCAGAGGAAGACAGTGGCTGTGACAcctctggctgctgtgaggagtCCTGTGAGCAAGAGGAGAGTGGGCAGCCACTTCTCAAGGGCAACAACTACCAGTTCTGTTAG